A stretch of Salvelinus namaycush isolate Seneca unplaced genomic scaffold, SaNama_1.0 Scaffold2569, whole genome shotgun sequence DNA encodes these proteins:
- the LOC120039145 gene encoding acidic amino acid decarboxylase GADL1-like, whose protein sequence is MAQTNERQINDTSSKASASLAEPKGKRPPVLVDGVTLNGPTLDIREAESFLRDAMPIIMEEAVWKATDIKEKVCEWRSPEQLKDLLDLELREGGETHPQILQRCRDAIRYSVKTGHPLFFNQLYAGMDPYSLVGRFITEAINPSLYTYEVAPVFLLTEEAVLKKMIEIIGWQEGGDGIFSPGGSVSNMYAVNVARYHHCPDVKVLGLSALPRLVMFTSQECHYSVAKAAAFLGIGTNNVYVIPSDK, encoded by the exons ATGGCGCAGACGAATGAAAGACAAATAAACG ATACCTCTAGTAAGGCCTCAGCGAGCCTTGCCGAGCCCAAGGGGAAGCGGCCCCCAGTGCTTGTGGACGGCGTGACTCTGAACGGCCCCACGCTGGACATCCGGGAAGCAGAGAGCTTCCTCAGAGATGCCATGCCCATCATCATGGAGGAGGCCGTCTGGAAGGCTACTGACATCAAGGAGAAG GTGTGCGAGTGGCGCTCTCCAGAGCAGCTGAAGGACCTGTTAGACCTAGAGCTGAGGGAAGGAGGCGAGACACATCCCCAGATACTGCAGCGCTGTCGGGATGCCATCCGATACAGTGTCAAGACCG gaCATCCTCTGTTCTTCAACCAGCTCTATGCAGGCATGGACCCTTATTCACTAGTGGGCCGATTCATCACAGAAGCTATCAACCCCAGTCT GTACACATACGAGGTGGCTCCAGTGTTCCTGCTGACAGAGGAGGCGGTTCTGAAGAAGATGATAGAGATCATTGGATGGCAGGAAGGAGGAGACGGCATCTTCAGCCCAG GTGGCTCTGTGTCCAACATGTATGCTGTGAACGTGGCCAGGTACCACCACTGTCCTGATGTGAAGGTGTTGGGCCTGTCTGCCTTGCCTAGACTGGTCATGTTTACATCACaggag TGTCATTACTCtgttgccaaagcagcagcttTCCTGGGAATTGGCACCAACAATGTTTATGTGATCCCGTCAGATAAGAG